AATTGAAAATGATGACGTTTCAAGATCACTTCCAACAGTAATTGTTGATTATGCCCACACGCCTGATGGATTGAAAAAAGTTTTGCAATCAATTAAAAAACTTTGTAAGGGGAAACTCATTACTGTTTTTGGCTGTGGAGGAGATCGAGATCTTGGTAAAAGGCCTTTAATGGGATCAATAGCTGAAGAGTTTTCTGATCAACTTTTTATAACTTCAGATAATCCAAGATCAGAAGAACCCCAAAAGATAGTAAATGATATTTTGATGGGTATAAAAAAAAGAGAAAAAATAACAATTGAAATTGATAGATTTAAAGCAATAAATGAATCTATTAAATTTGCCAATAAAAAAGATATTGTTTTAATTGCAGGAAAAGGACATGAAGACTACCAAATTCTCAATGATAAAGTTATTAATTTTGATGATAGAAAAATAGCTTATAAATTATTAAAAGAAAAAAATAAATCTCAATAAAATTTCCTAATCAAATAGGAAACATCTTTACGCAAATCACAAGAAAAGTTTCTTAGAATCAATGGAATTATTTTTAAAAAAATGAAAGGCTTAGCCTTAGTTGTAGGCGCAGGTGGAATTGGAACACAACTAGCTAAAGATCTGAATGAAAGTGAAAAAGATTTAGATGTTGTTTTGTGTGGAAGAAAAAGTGAATTTAATCCTTTTTGGGAATTAGACATAGAGGATTCTCAATCCCTTTTGCAGTTGAAAAATAAAATATCAAATCATCCTTCAAAATTAAGGCTAGTTGTTAATGCTACAGGTAGACTTCATAGTGATTCTCTTCAACCAGAAAAAAGATTACAACATCTTGATAAAAAAAATATTATGGAAAGTTTTTCAATAAATGCCTTTTCTCCTATTTTATTAGCTAAAGCGATTGAAGAATTTA
The window above is part of the Prochlorococcus marinus CUG1415 genome. Proteins encoded here:
- a CDS encoding SDR family NAD(P)-dependent oxidoreductase — translated: MKGLALVVGAGGIGTQLAKDLNESEKDLDVVLCGRKSEFNPFWELDIEDSQSLLQLKNKISNHPSKLRLVVNATGRLHSDSLQPEKRLQHLDKKNIMESFSINAFSPILLAKAIEEFIPKDFDFNFASISARVGSIGDNQTGGWYSYRAAKSAQNQFFKSLSIEWARRFPKAAITLLHPGTVDTDLSRPFHKFVPEHKLFSKEKSSQFLINIIKNQSPESTGKFIAWDNSEIPW